From Methylobacterium radiodurans, a single genomic window includes:
- a CDS encoding Uma2 family endonuclease produces the protein MVAPAHRPATYADLEAVPEHLVAEIIDGVLETRKPQHPRDGAATASLVGQLGSSLDRGGRRNWILMFQPELHLGAQVVVPVLAGWRRAHMAGQPEAAFTRTPPNWICELPSSATARLVRGPKRRIYAEAGVEHLWQLDSAAGLLESFTLKEGAWRLEGIVRRGETVAMSPFEAAPFPLDDLFPFDNPAAPAQPET, from the coding sequence ATGGTAGCGCCCGCACATCGTCCAGCGACCTACGCCGACCTCGAAGCGGTGCCGGAGCATCTGGTGGCTGAGATCATCGACGGCGTGCTGGAGACTCGCAAGCCCCAGCACCCGCGCGACGGTGCCGCGACTGCGAGCCTTGTCGGGCAGTTGGGCTCATCCCTCGACCGCGGCGGGCGCCGCAACTGGATCCTGATGTTCCAGCCCGAGCTTCATCTCGGGGCGCAGGTGGTGGTTCCTGTTCTGGCCGGCTGGCGCCGTGCGCACATGGCTGGCCAGCCCGAGGCGGCGTTCACGCGGACGCCGCCGAACTGGATCTGCGAGCTTCCGTCGTCCGCGACGGCCCGGCTCGTGCGCGGTCCGAAGCGCCGCATCTACGCAGAAGCCGGCGTCGAGCACCTCTGGCAGCTCGATTCCGCCGCCGGCCTGCTCGAATCCTTCACGCTGAAAGAGGGCGCGTGGCGCCTCGAAGGCATCGTTCGGCGCGGTGAGACCGTCGCCATGTCGCCCTTCGAGGCCGCCCCGTTCCCGCTCGACGACCTCTTCCCGTTCGACAATCCCGCCGCCCCGGCCCAGCCCGAGACCTGA
- a CDS encoding DUF5076 domain-containing protein: MSQTFEELSVPPDVTENGGVEVLRAIVVDGAVSVALRRSFDDPATWGRLLIDLARQAARAYALETEMSEEEAFERIRAGIEAEGLDSGDLN, translated from the coding sequence ATGAGCCAAACGTTCGAGGAACTCTCCGTCCCCCCTGACGTCACCGAGAACGGCGGCGTCGAGGTCCTGCGTGCCATCGTGGTGGACGGCGCGGTGAGCGTTGCGCTGCGACGCTCCTTCGACGATCCGGCAACTTGGGGCCGCCTCCTCATCGACCTCGCCCGGCAGGCCGCCCGCGCCTACGCGCTGGAGACCGAGATGTCGGAGGAGGAGGCGTTCGAGCGCATCCGTGCGGGAATCGAGGCGGAAGGTCTCGATTCCGGCGATCTCAACTAA
- a CDS encoding pyruvate dehydrogenase complex dihydrolipoamide acetyltransferase — MPINVLMPALSPTMEKGNLAKWLKKEGDAIKSGDVLAEIETDKATMEVEAIDEGVLAKILVPEGTADVPVNDLIAIIAGEGEDVAAAAAGGGSAPKAEAKPAAEAPKSDAGQNTTPGDGHMSYARVNEAPDGAKPAAGGAPAQAASGGRVFASPLARRIAKQEGVDLAAVQGSGPHGRIIARDVQEAKASGATKAAPAPQAAAEAPKAAAPAPKAAPSAAAPAGLSLDQVKGFFQKDAYEEVPLDGMRKTIAKRLTEAMQVAPHFYLTVDCELDALMKLRETLNASAGKDKDGKPLFKLSVNDFVIKAMGLALTRVPAANAVWAEDRILRFKHAEVGVAVAIDGGLFTPVIRRADEKTLSTISNEMKDFAGRARAKKLKPEEYQGGVTSVSNLGMFGIKQFTAVINPPQSSILAVGAGEKRVVVKDGQPAVVQVMSCTLSCDHRVLDGALGAELISAFKGLIENPMGMLV; from the coding sequence ATGCCCATCAACGTGCTGATGCCAGCCCTGTCCCCCACGATGGAGAAGGGCAACCTCGCCAAGTGGCTCAAGAAGGAGGGTGACGCGATCAAGTCCGGCGACGTGCTCGCCGAGATCGAGACCGACAAGGCCACGATGGAGGTCGAGGCCATCGACGAGGGCGTGCTCGCCAAGATCCTGGTGCCGGAGGGCACGGCGGACGTGCCGGTCAACGACCTGATCGCGATCATCGCGGGCGAGGGCGAGGACGTCGCGGCCGCGGCCGCGGGCGGCGGCTCCGCGCCGAAGGCGGAGGCCAAGCCCGCCGCGGAGGCGCCGAAATCCGATGCCGGGCAGAACACCACCCCCGGCGACGGCCACATGTCCTACGCCCGCGTGAACGAGGCCCCCGACGGCGCCAAGCCGGCCGCGGGCGGGGCGCCGGCTCAGGCCGCCTCCGGCGGGCGCGTCTTCGCCTCGCCGCTGGCGCGCCGCATCGCCAAGCAGGAAGGCGTCGATCTCGCCGCCGTCCAGGGCTCAGGCCCGCACGGCCGCATCATCGCCCGCGACGTGCAGGAGGCGAAGGCCTCGGGCGCCACGAAGGCGGCTCCCGCCCCGCAGGCCGCCGCCGAGGCGCCGAAGGCCGCGGCCCCCGCCCCGAAGGCCGCACCCTCCGCGGCCGCGCCGGCAGGCCTCTCGCTCGATCAGGTCAAGGGCTTCTTTCAGAAGGACGCCTACGAGGAGGTGCCCCTCGACGGCATGCGCAAGACCATCGCCAAGCGCCTCACCGAGGCGATGCAGGTGGCCCCGCACTTCTACCTCACGGTCGATTGCGAACTCGACGCGCTGATGAAGCTGCGCGAGACGCTGAACGCCTCGGCGGGCAAGGACAAGGACGGCAAGCCGCTGTTCAAGCTCTCGGTCAACGACTTCGTCATCAAGGCGATGGGCCTCGCACTCACCCGCGTGCCGGCCGCCAACGCGGTCTGGGCCGAGGACCGGATCCTGCGCTTCAAGCACGCCGAGGTCGGCGTGGCGGTGGCGATCGACGGCGGCCTGTTCACGCCCGTCATCCGCCGGGCCGACGAGAAGACGCTCTCCACCATCTCGAACGAGATGAAGGACTTCGCGGGCCGCGCCCGCGCCAAGAAGCTGAAGCCCGAAGAGTACCAGGGCGGCGTCACCTCGGTGTCGAATCTCGGCATGTTCGGCATCAAGCAGTTCACCGCGGTGATCAACCCGCCGCAGTCGAGCATCCTGGCGGTGGGCGCGGGCGAGAAGCGCGTCGTCGTGAAGGACGGTCAACCGGCCGTGGTGCAGGTGATGAGCTGCACGCTCTCCTGCGACCACCGCGTCCTCGACGGGGCGCTCGGCGCGGAGCTGATCTCGGCCTTCAAGGGCCTGATCGAGAACCCGATGGGCATGCTGGTCTGA